A genomic window from Cloacibacillus evryensis DSM 19522 includes:
- a CDS encoding MBL fold metallo-hydrolase, translating into MAETDGFSYPENFIKYIGTSGGRFSMIKQARSTGGLWFRYGGLQGVIDPGPGSLAHICAAVPPLAADAIDLVMLTHKHLDHSTDVNVLIECMTHGGFDDRGLLVAPGDALAGEDPVVLKYSQKRVSRVAIPDDGKRIELGRGVTAEAVAHIHHGVECFGYIFRRAGLNDWGLISDSRLMPCFAERYAGCRFLSLNATFPNAKSRLDHMSIEEARSLLAVLHPRIAALTHLGAMLTSPEGGHFLTELDTEETHAVAATDGMVVDLDSLEIYRKMDEAPAAAVYEAC; encoded by the coding sequence TTGGCAGAGACAGACGGATTTTCCTATCCTGAAAATTTCATAAAATATATCGGCACAAGCGGAGGGCGCTTTTCCATGATAAAGCAGGCGCGCAGCACGGGCGGGCTCTGGTTCCGCTACGGCGGCCTCCAGGGAGTGATCGACCCCGGCCCGGGGAGCCTGGCGCACATCTGCGCCGCCGTCCCGCCGCTTGCCGCCGACGCGATAGACCTTGTGATGCTGACGCACAAGCATTTGGATCACAGCACCGACGTTAACGTGCTCATTGAATGTATGACGCACGGCGGGTTTGACGACAGGGGGCTCCTTGTCGCGCCCGGGGACGCGCTTGCCGGCGAGGACCCGGTCGTCCTGAAGTATTCGCAGAAGCGGGTCTCCCGCGTCGCGATTCCGGACGACGGCAAACGAATAGAGCTGGGCCGCGGCGTGACGGCGGAGGCGGTGGCGCATATCCACCACGGCGTCGAATGCTTCGGCTACATATTTCGCCGCGCGGGCCTGAACGACTGGGGGCTCATCAGCGACAGCAGGCTGATGCCCTGCTTTGCCGAAAGGTACGCCGGATGCCGCTTTCTCTCGCTGAATGCCACCTTTCCCAACGCTAAAAGCCGCCTCGACCACATGTCGATCGAAGAGGCGCGCTCCCTGCTCGCGGTGCTGCATCCGCGAATCGCGGCCCTGACGCACCTTGGCGCGATGCTGACCTCTCCTGAGGGAGGACATTTCCTGACGGAGCTCGATACGGAGGAGACGCACGCCGTCGCGGCTACCGACGGTATGGTCGTTGACCTCGATTCCTTGGAGATATACAGGAAGATGGACGAAGCGCCGGCCGCCGCAGTCTATGAGGCATGCTGA